A single region of the Actinoplanes sp. SE50/110 genome encodes:
- a CDS encoding GNAT family N-acetyltransferase, giving the protein MADGDWGQVWPIVREVVRAADTYPFDPAMTEPEARAIWLEQPPGLTVVSTEPARGGADHDVPANGSPPEKITGTAKMGPNRGGPGAHIATASFMVAAGSRGRGIGAALCRYVIDWARTEGYAGIQFNAVVATNTAAVTVYRRLGFQILGTVPRAFDHPTQGRVGLHLMYLEFPRHGGHTG; this is encoded by the coding sequence GTGGCGGACGGTGATTGGGGGCAGGTGTGGCCGATCGTCCGCGAAGTGGTGCGGGCCGCCGACACCTACCCGTTCGACCCGGCGATGACCGAGCCCGAGGCGCGGGCCATCTGGCTGGAGCAGCCGCCCGGGCTGACCGTGGTCTCGACCGAGCCGGCCCGCGGCGGGGCGGACCACGACGTACCGGCGAACGGGTCTCCACCGGAGAAGATCACCGGGACCGCGAAGATGGGCCCGAACCGCGGCGGACCCGGCGCCCACATCGCCACGGCAAGCTTCATGGTCGCCGCCGGCAGCCGCGGCCGGGGCATCGGCGCGGCCCTCTGCCGCTACGTGATCGACTGGGCGCGGACCGAAGGCTACGCCGGCATCCAGTTCAACGCCGTCGTCGCCACCAACACGGCCGCCGTGACCGTCTACCGCCGCCTCGGCTTCCAGATCCTCGGCACGGTCCCGCGCGCCTTCGACCATCCCACCCAGGGCCGCGTCGGTCTCCACCTGATGTACCTGGAATTCCCACGGCACGGCGGGCACACCGGCTGA
- a CDS encoding isochorismatase family protein: MTRALIIVDVQNDFCEGGSLPVAGGAAVAKGISLVLDRAGDRWDHVVATKDYHIDPGAHFSASPDFVDSWPAHCVAGSSGADFHPELITDRIEAIFHKGAHQAAYSGFEGHTDQGETLAGWLRARAVTDVEVVGIATDHCVRATALDAATEGFATTVVLELTAGVAAATTEAALADFRAAAVSMTGAPIVDPM; this comes from the coding sequence ATGACTCGCGCGCTGATCATCGTGGACGTGCAGAACGACTTCTGCGAAGGCGGCTCGCTGCCGGTCGCCGGCGGCGCCGCCGTCGCCAAGGGCATCTCGCTGGTCCTCGACAGGGCCGGCGACCGCTGGGACCACGTCGTCGCCACCAAGGACTACCACATCGACCCGGGCGCGCACTTCAGCGCCAGCCCGGACTTCGTCGACTCGTGGCCGGCCCACTGCGTCGCCGGGTCCTCGGGCGCCGACTTCCACCCCGAGCTGATCACCGACCGGATCGAGGCGATCTTCCACAAGGGCGCGCACCAGGCGGCGTACTCCGGCTTCGAAGGGCACACCGACCAGGGCGAAACCCTCGCCGGATGGTTGCGGGCCCGGGCGGTCACCGACGTCGAGGTCGTCGGGATCGCGACAGATCATTGCGTACGCGCCACCGCGCTGGATGCCGCCACCGAAGGCTTCGCCACCACCGTCGTCCTCGAACTGACCGCGGGTGTGGCGGCGGCCACGACCGAGGCGGCTCTGGCCGACTTCCGCGCCGCGGCGGTGTCGATGACCGGAGCCCCGATCGTCGACCCGATGTGA
- a CDS encoding nicotinate phosphoribosyltransferase — translation METMGPALLTDHYELTMISAALKDGTAERQCVFEVFARRLPTGRRYGVVAGTDRLIEMVAGFRFDPAEIEFLRSSGVVDEATATWLANYRFTGDIDGYAEGELFFPGSPILTVSGRFAECVVLETLILSVLNHDCAIAAAAARMVTAARGRPIIEMGSRRTHEQAAVAASRAAYLAGFASTSNLAAGRAYGIPTTGTSAHAFTLLHDDEPTAFGSQVAALGKNTTLLVDTYDISQGIRNAIAVAGPDLRAVRIDSGDLSVLAQHSRELLDSLGATETKIIVSGDMDEYSIATLAAEPVDMYGAGTAVVTGSGAPTAGLVYKLVEVAGRPVVKRSENKATVGGRKTAVRRHKPTGTATEEIIVSQGVPDHQANDRLLQRPYITGGEAQTRPTLQESRDHLRRNLISIPWEGLKLSAGDPAIPVILIPTA, via the coding sequence GTGGAGACGATGGGGCCGGCCCTGCTGACCGATCACTATGAGCTGACCATGATCAGTGCCGCCCTCAAGGACGGCACCGCCGAGCGGCAGTGCGTGTTCGAGGTCTTCGCGCGCCGCCTGCCGACCGGCCGACGCTACGGCGTGGTGGCCGGCACCGACCGGCTGATCGAGATGGTCGCCGGTTTCCGGTTCGACCCGGCCGAGATCGAGTTCCTGCGCTCCTCGGGTGTCGTCGACGAGGCCACCGCCACCTGGCTGGCCAACTACCGGTTCACCGGCGACATCGACGGGTACGCCGAGGGCGAGCTGTTCTTCCCCGGCTCCCCGATCCTCACCGTCTCCGGCAGATTCGCCGAGTGCGTGGTGCTGGAGACGCTGATCCTCTCGGTGCTCAACCACGACTGCGCGATCGCCGCCGCCGCGGCCCGAATGGTCACCGCCGCCCGCGGCCGTCCGATCATCGAGATGGGCTCCCGGCGCACCCACGAGCAGGCCGCGGTCGCCGCCTCCCGGGCCGCCTACCTGGCCGGCTTCGCCTCCACGTCGAACCTGGCCGCCGGCCGCGCCTACGGCATCCCGACCACCGGCACCTCGGCGCACGCGTTCACGCTGCTGCACGACGACGAGCCGACCGCGTTCGGGTCCCAGGTCGCGGCGCTCGGCAAGAACACCACGCTGCTCGTCGACACGTACGACATCAGCCAGGGCATCCGGAACGCGATCGCGGTCGCCGGGCCCGACCTGCGCGCCGTCCGGATCGACTCGGGTGACCTGTCGGTGCTCGCCCAGCACTCCCGCGAGCTGCTCGACTCGCTCGGCGCCACCGAGACCAAGATCATCGTTTCGGGTGACATGGACGAGTACTCGATCGCCACCCTCGCCGCCGAACCGGTCGACATGTACGGCGCCGGCACCGCGGTGGTCACCGGCTCCGGGGCGCCCACCGCCGGCCTGGTCTACAAACTCGTCGAGGTCGCCGGCCGCCCGGTCGTCAAGCGCTCGGAGAACAAGGCCACCGTCGGCGGCCGCAAGACCGCGGTGCGCCGGCACAAACCCACCGGGACCGCCACCGAGGAGATCATCGTCTCCCAGGGGGTGCCCGACCACCAGGCCAACGACCGGCTGCTGCAGCGCCCCTACATCACCGGGGGCGAGGCGCAGACCCGACCCACCCTGCAGGAGTCCCGCGACCACCTGCGCCGCAACCTGATCTCGATCCCGTGGGAGGGCCTGAAACTCTCCGCGGGCGACCCGGCCATCCCGGTCATCCTCATTCCCACCGCATAG
- the clpS gene encoding ATP-dependent Clp protease adapter ClpS: MALPQVAPVETPEIEEVPAEDRPWVTIVWDDPVNLMSYVTWVFQKLFGFSKEKAERLMMDVHTKGKAVVSSGARERMEMDANQLHGYGLWATVDRA; the protein is encoded by the coding sequence ATGGCGTTGCCTCAGGTTGCTCCCGTCGAGACGCCGGAGATCGAGGAAGTACCGGCCGAGGATCGGCCTTGGGTGACCATCGTCTGGGACGATCCGGTCAACCTCATGTCGTACGTGACCTGGGTCTTCCAGAAGCTCTTCGGGTTCAGTAAGGAAAAGGCCGAGAGGCTGATGATGGACGTGCACACCAAGGGCAAGGCGGTGGTGTCCAGCGGCGCCCGCGAGCGCATGGAGATGGACGCCAACCAACTGCACGGATACGGTCTCTGGGCAACTGTGGACCGAGCCTGA
- a CDS encoding DUF2017 domain-containing protein, giving the protein MFRRSGGQCVATFAHDEVRVLRKVAAEVVGLLTDGMDHTDPVVGRLFPDIYPERPEDSREFRLYTESDLKSAKIDQAGAILAALPDEGEGEVRLDGEAAEAWLRAINDARLAMGTRLDIQADTDLAEELDDAVLEDPGSSRVFQLSVYAYLGYLQESLLNALPEIK; this is encoded by the coding sequence ATGTTCCGACGCAGCGGCGGTCAGTGTGTGGCCACGTTCGCGCACGACGAGGTGCGTGTCCTGCGGAAGGTGGCCGCCGAGGTGGTGGGCCTGCTGACCGACGGGATGGACCACACCGACCCGGTGGTGGGCCGTCTCTTCCCGGACATCTATCCGGAGCGCCCGGAGGATTCCCGGGAATTCCGGCTGTACACCGAGAGCGACCTGAAAAGCGCCAAGATCGACCAGGCCGGCGCGATCCTGGCCGCCCTACCCGACGAGGGCGAGGGCGAGGTGCGGCTGGACGGTGAGGCCGCCGAGGCCTGGCTGCGCGCGATCAACGACGCCCGGCTGGCGATGGGCACCCGTCTGGACATCCAGGCCGACACCGATCTGGCCGAGGAACTGGACGACGCGGTGCTGGAGGATCCGGGTTCCAGCCGGGTGTTCCAGCTGTCCGTTTACGCCTACCTCGGTTATCTACAGGAATCACTCCTCAATGCGCTGCCGGAGATCAAATAG
- a CDS encoding MoaD family protein yields the protein MAIEVRVPTILRSYTGGSKIVEGAGDNLSALIDDLDAKHSGIKGRLITAEGGLHRFVNIYVNDEDVRFLGALDAKLNDGDSITILPAVAGGALGFAAAAAFFGR from the coding sequence ATGGCTATCGAAGTCCGCGTTCCCACCATCCTGCGCAGCTACACCGGCGGTTCCAAGATCGTCGAGGGTGCCGGGGACAACCTCTCCGCGCTGATCGACGACCTGGACGCCAAGCACAGCGGCATCAAGGGCCGGCTGATCACCGCCGAGGGCGGCCTGCACCGCTTCGTCAACATCTACGTCAACGACGAGGACGTGCGCTTCCTCGGCGCGCTCGACGCGAAGCTGAACGACGGTGACTCGATCACCATCCTCCCGGCCGTGGCCGGTGGCGCCCTGGGCTTCGCGGCGGCGGCCGCCTTCTTCGGGCGCTGA
- a CDS encoding PLP-dependent cysteine synthase family protein: MARYESLLDACGGTPLVGLPRLSPAVPEGAPPVRLWAKLEDRNPTGSIKDRAALYMVREAEESGHLRPGDTILEPTSGNTGIALAMVAKLRGYRLVCVMPENVSAERTQLLRMYGAEIIFSPAAGGSNQAVATAKQIAAEHPDWKMLFQYGNPANARAHYETTGPELLHDLPTITHFVAGLGTTGTLMGTGRFLKEKVDGIQIIAAEPRYGELVYGLRNIDEGYVPELYDATVLDRRFSVGTRDAVLRTRQLVEVEGIFAGFSSGAVLHGALAVAHEAVKAGKRADVAFVIPDGGWKYLSTGAYGGTLNDAEEALEGQLWA, translated from the coding sequence ATGGCTCGCTATGAGAGCCTGCTGGACGCTTGCGGGGGCACGCCGCTCGTCGGCCTGCCCCGCCTCTCCCCGGCGGTGCCCGAGGGGGCGCCGCCGGTGCGGCTCTGGGCCAAGCTGGAGGACCGCAACCCGACCGGCAGCATCAAGGACCGCGCCGCGCTGTACATGGTGCGCGAGGCCGAGGAGTCCGGGCATCTACGCCCGGGCGACACCATCCTCGAGCCGACCAGCGGCAACACCGGCATCGCCCTGGCCATGGTGGCCAAGCTCCGGGGTTACCGGCTGGTCTGCGTGATGCCGGAGAACGTCTCCGCCGAGCGGACCCAACTGCTGCGGATGTACGGCGCGGAGATCATCTTCTCGCCCGCGGCCGGCGGGTCGAACCAGGCGGTGGCCACCGCCAAGCAGATCGCCGCCGAGCATCCGGACTGGAAGATGCTGTTCCAGTACGGCAACCCGGCGAACGCCCGCGCGCACTACGAGACGACCGGGCCGGAGCTGCTGCACGACCTGCCCACGATCACGCATTTCGTGGCCGGGCTGGGCACCACCGGCACGCTGATGGGCACCGGCCGCTTCCTCAAGGAGAAGGTCGACGGCATCCAGATCATCGCCGCCGAGCCACGGTACGGGGAGCTGGTCTACGGCCTGCGCAACATCGACGAGGGGTACGTGCCGGAGCTGTACGACGCCACCGTGCTGGACCGCCGGTTCTCGGTCGGCACCCGGGACGCCGTGCTGCGGACTCGTCAGCTGGTCGAGGTCGAGGGCATCTTCGCCGGCTTCTCCAGCGGCGCCGTGCTGCACGGCGCGCTGGCCGTGGCGCACGAGGCGGTCAAGGCGGGCAAGCGGGCCGACGTCGCGTTCGTGATCCCGGACGGCGGCTGGAAATATCTGTCGACCGGGGCGTACGGCGGCACGCTCAACGACGCCGAAGAGGCTCTTGAAGGCCAGCTGTGGGCCTAA
- a CDS encoding MBL fold metallo-hydrolase — MRLTVLGCAGSFPGPESACSAYLVEAEGFRLLIDFGSGALSALQRYSDMRAIDAILLTHLHCDHMLDACTYVVVRRYDPAGPLPALPVYAPLGAAERIAAAYSADGEPVDDVYTFYGLQPGTFPIGPLTVTVDRVNHPVETYGVRIEHNGRVLAYSSDTAPCEALLRLAAGADLFLCEASYMDGVENPPDLHLTGGEAGEAATKADVARLLLTHLVPAWASEATIVEAAGAAYAGPVEVVRPGARYDL; from the coding sequence ATGCGACTAACCGTTCTCGGTTGTGCCGGCAGTTTCCCCGGCCCCGAGTCGGCTTGTTCGGCCTATCTCGTGGAAGCCGAGGGATTCCGGCTGCTGATCGACTTCGGGTCGGGCGCGCTCTCCGCCCTGCAGCGGTATTCGGACATGCGCGCGATCGATGCCATCCTGCTCACCCACCTGCACTGTGATCACATGCTGGACGCGTGCACCTATGTGGTCGTCCGGCGCTACGACCCGGCCGGTCCGCTGCCGGCGCTGCCGGTGTACGCGCCGCTCGGCGCCGCCGAGCGGATCGCCGCCGCGTACAGCGCCGACGGGGAGCCGGTCGACGACGTCTACACGTTCTACGGCCTGCAGCCGGGCACCTTCCCGATCGGCCCGCTGACCGTCACGGTCGACCGGGTCAACCATCCGGTGGAGACGTACGGCGTCCGGATCGAGCACAACGGCCGGGTCCTGGCGTACTCGTCGGACACCGCGCCCTGCGAGGCGCTGCTGCGGCTGGCTGCCGGTGCCGACCTGTTCCTGTGTGAGGCCAGCTACATGGACGGTGTGGAGAATCCGCCGGACCTGCACCTGACCGGCGGCGAAGCGGGGGAGGCGGCCACCAAGGCCGACGTCGCCCGATTGCTTCTGACACATCTGGTGCCGGCGTGGGCCAGTGAGGCCACTATCGTGGAGGCAGCCGGAGCCGCATACGCGGGACCGGTGGAAGTCGTCCGCCCGGGTGCCAGATACGATCTCTGA
- a CDS encoding glycosyltransferase, whose amino-acid sequence MRIVRLANFVTVHTGGLRTTLRELGKGYQDAGHEAVLIIPGRQFRDQETAQGRVITLPSAPVPRTGGYRVLAGRRELIKLLDSLEPDRIEVSDRTTLRWTGTWAKQRGVRSMMVSHESLAGLLGVWGMPKRDALADRFNRRTAEAFDTIVCTTAFAAAEFRRLGVPNLVEVPLGVDLELFHPSRMDVSVRSRYARPEELLVVYASRLSAAKRPELAVDTVAVLRNNKVPAVLVVAGDGTRRAALAYRAARLPVRFAGHIADRKAVAALLASADVVVAPGPVETFGLSALEALACGTPAVVDEQSALPEVIGEAGIAVPGTPEAFADGISRLLERPRDRWRATARARAERFGWPRAVEGFLRAHAVDPGPGPSLIRPAAPESRASIPWTREPGADEAGTPRYA is encoded by the coding sequence ATGCGCATAGTTCGCCTGGCCAACTTCGTCACGGTGCATACCGGCGGCCTGCGGACCACCCTGCGCGAGCTCGGCAAGGGATACCAGGATGCGGGCCACGAGGCGGTCCTGATCATCCCCGGTCGCCAGTTCCGGGATCAGGAGACCGCACAGGGCCGGGTGATCACCCTGCCCAGCGCGCCGGTGCCGCGCACCGGCGGCTACCGCGTGCTGGCCGGTCGGCGTGAGCTGATCAAATTGCTGGACAGCCTGGAGCCGGACCGCATCGAGGTCTCCGACCGCACCACGCTGCGCTGGACCGGCACCTGGGCCAAGCAGCGCGGGGTGCGATCGATGATGGTCTCCCACGAGAGCCTGGCCGGCCTGCTCGGCGTCTGGGGCATGCCGAAACGCGACGCGCTCGCCGACCGGTTCAACCGGCGCACCGCCGAGGCCTTCGACACGATCGTCTGCACCACCGCGTTCGCCGCCGCCGAGTTCCGCCGGCTGGGCGTGCCGAATCTGGTCGAGGTGCCGCTCGGCGTCGACCTGGAGCTGTTCCACCCGAGCCGGATGGACGTGTCGGTCCGCTCGCGCTACGCGCGGCCCGAGGAACTGCTGGTGGTGTACGCGAGTCGCCTGTCCGCCGCGAAACGCCCCGAGCTGGCCGTCGACACCGTGGCCGTGCTGCGCAACAACAAGGTGCCGGCGGTGCTGGTGGTGGCCGGCGACGGCACCCGGCGGGCCGCCCTGGCCTACCGTGCCGCCCGGCTGCCGGTCCGGTTCGCCGGGCACATCGCCGACCGCAAGGCGGTGGCCGCCCTGCTCGCCTCGGCCGACGTGGTGGTCGCGCCCGGCCCGGTGGAGACCTTCGGGCTGTCCGCGCTGGAGGCGCTGGCCTGCGGCACCCCGGCGGTGGTCGACGAGCAGAGCGCGCTGCCCGAGGTGATCGGCGAGGCCGGCATCGCGGTGCCGGGCACCCCGGAGGCCTTCGCCGACGGCATCTCCCGGCTGCTGGAACGCCCCCGCGACCGATGGCGGGCCACGGCCCGCGCCCGGGCGGAACGCTTCGGCTGGCCGCGCGCGGTCGAGGGTTTCCTCCGCGCGCACGCCGTCGACCCCGGTCCCGGCCCCTCGCTGATCCGCCCGGCGGCCCCGGAATCCCGCGCGAGCATCCCGTGGACCCGCGAACCCGGGGCGGACGAAGCGGGCACACCGCGGTACGCATAG
- the rph gene encoding ribonuclease PH, which produces MARPDGRAADQLRPVTLTRHWSIHPEGSVLVEFGNTRVLCTASVTEGVPRWRKGSGLGWLTAEYAMLPRATNTRGDRESVKGKVGGRTQEISRLIGRSLRACIDLKALGENSIVLDCDVLQADGGTRTAAITGAYVALHDAVTWLAGRKSLAGKVDKVLHTSIQAVSVGIIDGEARLDLPYVEDVAAEVDMNVVCTGAGDFVEVQGTGENGVFKRAQLDAMLDLGLAGCAELAVAQQKALAA; this is translated from the coding sequence ATGGCGCGACCCGACGGCCGAGCGGCCGACCAGCTGCGACCGGTGACGCTGACCCGGCATTGGAGCATCCACCCCGAGGGATCGGTGCTGGTGGAGTTCGGCAACACGCGAGTGCTCTGCACCGCCAGCGTCACCGAGGGGGTGCCGCGCTGGCGCAAGGGCTCCGGCCTGGGCTGGCTGACCGCGGAGTACGCGATGCTCCCGCGGGCCACCAACACCCGCGGCGACCGGGAGAGCGTCAAGGGCAAGGTCGGCGGGCGTACTCAGGAGATCTCCCGCCTGATCGGCCGCAGCCTGCGGGCCTGCATCGATCTGAAGGCGCTGGGGGAGAATTCCATCGTCCTGGACTGTGACGTGCTGCAGGCCGACGGCGGCACCCGCACCGCCGCGATCACCGGCGCCTATGTGGCGCTGCACGACGCGGTGACCTGGCTGGCCGGGCGCAAGTCGCTGGCCGGCAAGGTGGACAAGGTGCTGCACACCTCGATCCAGGCGGTCAGCGTCGGGATCATCGACGGCGAGGCCCGCCTCGACCTGCCGTACGTGGAGGACGTCGCCGCCGAGGTCGACATGAACGTGGTGTGCACCGGCGCCGGCGACTTCGTCGAGGTCCAGGGCACCGGGGAGAACGGCGTCTTCAAGCGCGCCCAGCTGGACGCCATGCTCGACCTCGGGCTCGCGGGTTGCGCCGAGCTGGCCGTCGCGCAGCAGAAGGCCCTTGCGGCATGA
- the rdgB gene encoding RdgB/HAM1 family non-canonical purine NTP pyrophosphatase has product MSARLLLATANKKKLIELQRILDAALGMSQIELVGLGDFPGYPDVPETGLTFGENALIKAREGAKRTGLPTVADDSGLAVNALNGMPGVFSARWSGGHGDDAANLDLVLAQIGDVGDEHRGASFVCAAALVLPSGREHLVEGRQSGRLLRARRGEGGFGYDPIFLGDGQDRTNAELAPAEKDAISHRGKAFRELAKVVAKELPR; this is encoded by the coding sequence GTGAGCGCGCGGCTGCTGCTGGCCACCGCGAACAAGAAGAAGCTGATCGAGCTGCAGCGCATCCTGGACGCCGCGCTCGGCATGAGCCAGATCGAGCTGGTCGGCCTGGGCGACTTCCCGGGCTACCCGGACGTGCCCGAGACCGGGCTCACCTTCGGGGAGAACGCGCTGATCAAGGCCCGCGAGGGCGCCAAGCGCACCGGCCTGCCGACCGTCGCCGACGACTCCGGCCTGGCGGTGAACGCGCTCAACGGGATGCCCGGCGTGTTCAGCGCCCGCTGGTCCGGCGGGCACGGCGACGACGCCGCCAACCTGGACCTGGTGCTGGCCCAGATCGGCGACGTCGGTGACGAGCACCGCGGCGCCTCGTTCGTCTGCGCCGCCGCCCTGGTCCTGCCGAGCGGGCGGGAGCATCTGGTCGAGGGCCGGCAGTCCGGCCGGCTGCTGCGCGCGCGCCGCGGCGAGGGCGGTTTCGGCTACGACCCGATCTTCCTCGGCGACGGCCAGGACCGGACCAACGCCGAGCTCGCCCCGGCGGAGAAGGACGCGATCAGCCACCGCGGCAAGGCGTTCCGCGAGCTGGCCAAGGTCGTCGCCAAGGAACTGCCCCGCTGA
- the hutH gene encoding histidine ammonia-lyase gives MTVIVQPTGIDPADVIAVARHDAKVELSPAAVEAMAASRAIVDGIEASGRPVYGVSTGFGALANTSIAPERRAELQHALIRSHAAGVGAPMPREVVRAMMLLRIRSLAMGRSGVRPVLAQGLADLLNHDITPWVPEHGSLGASGDLAPLAHCAIVLLGEGWVIGKDGARASAAEALHTAGLRPLELAAKEGLALINGTDGMLGMLLLAIADAAHLFTMADVTAALATEAMLGSERPFLPELHSIRPHPGQAASAANIHRLLQDSAIMDSHRDDLAHAVQDAYSIRCAPQVAGAARDTLDFVRVTASRELVSVVDNPVVLPDGRVESTGNFHGAPLGFAADFLAIAAAEVGAIAERRVDRLLDVTRSRELPPFLSPDAGVNSGLMIAQYTAAGIVAENRRLAGPASVDSLPTSGMQEDHVSMGWAATKKLRTVLDNLTSLLAVELLSAVRGLQLRAPITPSPAGRAAIAAVEPFAGRPGPDVFLAPVLEQTRAVIAARDLRTAIETATGPLG, from the coding sequence ATGACCGTTATCGTTCAACCCACCGGGATCGACCCCGCCGACGTCATCGCCGTGGCCCGGCACGACGCCAAGGTGGAGCTCTCCCCCGCCGCCGTCGAGGCGATGGCCGCCAGCCGCGCCATCGTGGACGGCATCGAAGCCTCCGGCCGCCCCGTCTACGGCGTCTCCACCGGCTTCGGCGCGCTCGCCAACACCTCGATCGCCCCGGAACGCCGGGCCGAGTTGCAGCACGCGCTGATCCGCTCGCACGCCGCCGGGGTGGGCGCGCCGATGCCCCGCGAGGTGGTCCGGGCGATGATGCTGCTGCGGATCCGGTCGCTGGCGATGGGCCGTTCCGGGGTCCGGCCGGTGCTCGCCCAGGGCCTGGCCGACCTGCTCAACCACGACATCACCCCGTGGGTGCCGGAACACGGCTCGCTGGGTGCCTCGGGCGACCTGGCGCCGCTGGCGCACTGCGCGATCGTGCTGCTCGGCGAGGGCTGGGTGATCGGCAAGGACGGCGCCCGGGCGTCGGCCGCCGAGGCGCTGCACACCGCCGGGCTGCGCCCGCTGGAGCTGGCCGCCAAGGAGGGGCTGGCGCTGATCAACGGCACCGACGGGATGCTCGGCATGCTGCTGCTGGCGATCGCCGACGCGGCGCACCTGTTCACCATGGCGGACGTGACCGCGGCACTGGCCACCGAGGCGATGCTCGGCTCGGAGCGGCCGTTCCTGCCCGAGCTGCACAGCATCCGGCCGCATCCGGGGCAGGCGGCGTCGGCCGCCAACATCCACCGGCTCCTGCAGGACTCCGCGATCATGGACTCACACCGGGACGACCTGGCGCACGCGGTGCAGGACGCCTACTCGATCCGCTGCGCGCCGCAGGTCGCCGGGGCGGCGCGGGACACCCTCGACTTCGTCCGGGTCACCGCGTCCCGTGAGCTCGTCTCGGTGGTGGACAACCCGGTGGTGCTGCCGGACGGCCGGGTCGAGTCGACCGGCAACTTCCACGGGGCGCCGCTCGGGTTCGCCGCCGACTTCCTGGCCATCGCCGCCGCCGAGGTGGGCGCGATCGCCGAACGCCGGGTCGACCGGCTGCTCGACGTGACCCGCAGCCGGGAACTGCCGCCGTTCCTGTCGCCGGACGCCGGCGTCAACTCCGGCCTGATGATCGCCCAGTACACCGCGGCCGGGATCGTCGCCGAGAACCGGCGGCTGGCCGGACCGGCCTCGGTGGACTCGCTGCCGACCAGCGGCATGCAGGAGGACCACGTCTCGATGGGGTGGGCGGCCACTAAGAAGCTGCGCACCGTGCTGGACAACTTGACCAGCCTGCTCGCGGTCGAACTGCTGTCCGCGGTGCGCGGACTGCAGCTGCGGGCGCCGATCACGCCGTCGCCGGCCGGCCGGGCGGCGATCGCCGCGGTCGAGCCGTTCGCCGGGCGGCCGGGGCCGGACGTCTTCCTGGCACCGGTGCTGGAGCAGACCCGGGCGGTGATCGCCGCCCGGGATCTCCGGACCGCCATCGAGACGGCGACGGGTCCGCTGGGCTGA
- the hutI gene encoding imidazolonepropionase, whose translation MMSLLITNIGELFTNAERDLIPDAAVVVDGERIAWVGPAAEAPAADQRIDAEGAAVLPGFVDSHAHLMFAGDRAAEFGARMAGEPYTGGGIRTTVRATRAATDEQLRANARRLVREAMRQGTTTIEIKSGYGLNVADEARSLRIATEFTSETTFLGAHVVPVEYQDRPDDYVGLLCGPMLAMAAPHARWVDAFVERGAFDADQARAILESGKELGLGVRVHGNQLGPGPGVRLAVELDAASVDHCTHLTDADVDALAGTRMDCMCACGGMTTTVATLLPGAEFSTRSPYPDARRLLDAGVTVALATDCNPGSSYTSSMSFCIALAVREMRMTPAEAVRAATLGSAQALRRSDIGVIRPGARADLLILDAPSHLHLAYRPGVPLIRTVIHNGVVQ comes from the coding sequence GTGATGAGCCTGCTGATCACGAACATCGGCGAACTGTTCACCAACGCCGAACGGGACCTGATCCCGGACGCGGCCGTGGTCGTCGACGGCGAACGGATCGCCTGGGTCGGCCCGGCCGCCGAGGCGCCCGCCGCGGACCAGCGGATCGACGCCGAGGGCGCGGCGGTGCTGCCCGGCTTCGTGGACAGCCATGCGCACCTGATGTTCGCCGGGGACCGGGCCGCCGAGTTCGGCGCCCGGATGGCCGGCGAGCCGTACACCGGCGGCGGGATCCGGACCACGGTCCGGGCCACCCGCGCGGCCACCGACGAACAGCTGCGGGCCAACGCCCGGCGGCTGGTCCGGGAGGCGATGCGGCAGGGCACCACGACGATCGAGATCAAGTCGGGGTACGGCCTGAACGTCGCCGACGAGGCCCGGTCGCTGCGGATCGCCACCGAGTTCACCAGCGAGACCACGTTCCTCGGGGCGCACGTCGTCCCGGTCGAGTACCAGGACCGGCCGGACGACTACGTCGGGTTGCTGTGCGGGCCGATGCTGGCGATGGCCGCCCCGCACGCCCGCTGGGTGGACGCCTTCGTCGAGCGCGGCGCGTTCGACGCCGACCAGGCCCGCGCGATCCTGGAGTCCGGCAAGGAGCTCGGCCTGGGCGTCCGCGTGCACGGCAACCAGCTCGGTCCCGGCCCCGGGGTGCGGCTGGCCGTTGAGCTGGACGCCGCGAGCGTCGATCACTGCACCCACCTGACCGACGCGGACGTGGACGCGCTGGCCGGCACCCGGATGGACTGCATGTGTGCGTGCGGCGGGATGACCACCACGGTGGCCACGCTGCTGCCGGGCGCCGAGTTCTCCACCCGCTCGCCCTATCCGGACGCCCGCCGGCTGCTCGACGCGGGAGTGACCGTGGCTCTGGCCACCGACTGCAACCCCGGGTCGTCGTACACCTCATCGATGTCCTTCTGCATCGCCCTCGCGGTCCGCGAGATGCGGATGACGCCGGCGGAAGCGGTCCGGGCCGCGACCCTGGGCAGCGCGCAGGCGCTGCGCCGCTCCGACATCGGCGTGATCCGGCCCGGCGCGCGCGCCGACCTGCTGATCCTCGACGCACCCTCGCACCTGCACCTGGCCTACCGGCCCGGTGTACCCCTGATCCGCACCGTGATCCACAACGGAGTCGTGCAATGA